A single window of Halobacterium jilantaiense DNA harbors:
- a CDS encoding 4Fe-4S ferredoxin N-terminal domain-containing protein — protein MHDEDESPDFDEDETRRMERVLDDTEYDTELGVEMAKDAQRVAAGELEEAEFYRRYHEDILEEFGEDDRELTGLLDDVGNVDAGDGEGVADKLQALAEEKDVSRREVMKKGGAAVAALSIFASAGENRAAAAEGEEGGDEYDGTRWGMTINLNNCDGCLACMVACDQEHKLSGGANWMYVFTYEDDHQDDENFLVRPCQHCTESPCTKVCPVGARHTREQDGLVLTDYEICIGCRYCEVSCPYGVNYFQWGEPDHPQSEIPESQAHDDRGRWVGARPPEGVMGKCTFCVDRQDGEMGEEKIGTTACEEACAMDAIHFGDLNDPESDPNTHLEQYRDEQSNDLSKFKDRKEHTVSTFNLMEERGTKPNVRYVGNEPSPHAEQVEGPVSYEDVGLVDNRKEEVLDNGAMANQDGGEEA, from the coding sequence ATGCACGACGAGGACGAGTCACCAGACTTCGACGAAGACGAAACGAGGCGCATGGAACGCGTACTCGACGACACCGAGTACGACACCGAACTCGGCGTCGAGATGGCCAAAGACGCCCAGCGCGTCGCGGCCGGCGAACTCGAAGAGGCGGAGTTCTACCGCCGGTACCACGAGGACATCCTCGAGGAATTCGGCGAGGACGACCGCGAACTCACCGGGCTGCTCGACGACGTCGGCAACGTCGACGCGGGCGACGGCGAGGGCGTCGCGGATAAACTCCAGGCGCTCGCCGAGGAGAAAGACGTGTCGCGGCGCGAAGTGATGAAGAAAGGCGGTGCGGCCGTCGCCGCGCTCAGCATCTTCGCGAGCGCCGGCGAGAACCGCGCTGCCGCCGCCGAGGGGGAGGAGGGCGGCGACGAGTACGACGGCACCCGGTGGGGGATGACAATCAACCTCAACAACTGCGACGGGTGTCTGGCGTGCATGGTCGCCTGCGACCAGGAGCACAAGCTCTCGGGCGGCGCGAACTGGATGTACGTCTTCACGTACGAGGACGACCACCAGGACGACGAGAACTTCCTCGTGCGGCCGTGCCAGCACTGCACGGAGTCGCCGTGTACGAAGGTGTGTCCGGTGGGCGCTCGCCACACCCGCGAACAGGACGGCCTCGTGCTCACGGACTACGAGATCTGCATCGGCTGCCGGTACTGCGAGGTCTCGTGTCCGTACGGCGTCAACTACTTCCAGTGGGGCGAACCCGACCACCCGCAGTCCGAGATTCCCGAGAGTCAGGCCCACGACGACCGCGGGCGCTGGGTCGGCGCTCGACCGCCCGAGGGCGTGATGGGGAAGTGCACGTTCTGCGTCGACCGGCAGGACGGCGAGATGGGCGAAGAGAAAATCGGCACGACCGCCTGCGAGGAGGCGTGCGCGATGGACGCCATCCACTTCGGCGACCTCAACGACCCCGAAAGCGACCCGAACACGCACCTCGAACAGTACAGAGACGAGCAGAGCAACGACCTGTCGAAGTTCAAGGACCGCAAGGAGCACACGGTGTCCACCTTCAACCTCATGGAGGAGCGCGGCACGAAGCCGAACGTCCGGTACGTCGGCAACGAGCCGTCGCCGCACGCCGAACAGGTCGAGGGCCCCGTCTCCTACGAGGACGTCGGGCTCGTCGACAACCGCAAGGAGGAAGTCCTCGACAACGGCGCGATGGCCAACCAAGACGGGGGTGAAGAGGCATGA
- a CDS encoding sensor histidine kinase codes for MTSSPLGIAAIDLAYAGLFALAAVVSAASTWRARRVEDRETRHGLLVLLGTASGWSATHVVTLLAPSELVADSAYLVGLVLGFSTVWAWLYFCSAYTGRVLHRDTWVVTGSIVTYLAVVAVKLTNSFHHLYYRATYQPDEFPFFVVEHGVFHWGITGLSYALAAIGMFMLFEMFREADYGTRPLAVLVGIMAVPAVLDVYSFASPALIDIIHSPLGVAVFAVGVLFLHEDRFLAVQLTGDIDDPVVLLDDDGRVRAVNDNARERFPGLDGNTGTALSEIAPDVAAHLDGGDDVLAVRRDGDTEYYLVADSSFSLGASSLGRVLVFTEITETERHRREVERHNAQLEGFAAGVNHELRNAIQVATGFASQAASALEDEDVTEARQSLERVSDAVDRMEDRVSDLSTLARHGRTLRDTDQVDVREAAQAGWRAADTGDLALTVDGDGTLDADRVRLEDLFEAAFAFALDNGASRVVVDIHEGGFAIEDDGAAPSVGDTERFFDYGDAAPTTEAGMHLPNVRTLARVHGWTATVDTEYQNGVRIEVTVDPTPLAFTGPDE; via the coding sequence GTGACGAGTTCGCCGCTCGGAATCGCGGCAATCGACCTCGCGTACGCCGGGCTGTTCGCGCTGGCTGCCGTCGTGTCGGCGGCCAGCACCTGGCGAGCCAGACGCGTCGAGGACCGAGAGACCCGCCACGGACTCCTCGTGTTGCTCGGTACAGCCAGTGGCTGGTCCGCCACGCACGTCGTTACGCTGCTCGCGCCGTCCGAACTGGTCGCCGATTCCGCGTACCTCGTCGGCCTCGTTCTCGGCTTCTCCACCGTGTGGGCGTGGCTGTACTTCTGTTCGGCGTACACCGGCCGCGTCCTCCACCGCGACACCTGGGTGGTCACGGGGAGCATTGTCACCTATCTGGCTGTCGTCGCGGTGAAACTCACGAACTCGTTTCACCACCTCTACTACCGCGCGACCTACCAGCCTGACGAGTTCCCCTTCTTCGTGGTCGAACACGGCGTCTTCCACTGGGGCATCACCGGCCTGTCGTACGCCCTGGCGGCCATCGGGATGTTCATGCTGTTCGAGATGTTCCGCGAGGCGGACTACGGCACGCGCCCGCTGGCCGTCCTCGTCGGCATCATGGCGGTGCCGGCGGTGCTCGACGTCTACAGCTTCGCCAGCCCGGCGCTCATCGACATCATCCACTCGCCGCTCGGCGTCGCCGTCTTCGCCGTCGGCGTCCTGTTCCTCCACGAGGACCGCTTTCTCGCCGTCCAGCTCACCGGCGACATCGACGACCCCGTCGTGTTGCTCGACGACGACGGCCGCGTCCGAGCGGTCAACGACAACGCCCGCGAGCGGTTCCCCGGGCTCGACGGCAACACGGGCACCGCCCTCTCCGAGATCGCGCCGGACGTCGCCGCCCACCTCGACGGCGGCGACGACGTCCTCGCGGTGCGCCGCGACGGCGACACCGAGTACTACCTCGTCGCCGACTCGTCGTTCTCGCTGGGGGCCAGCAGCCTCGGCCGCGTCCTCGTGTTCACCGAAATCACGGAGACCGAACGCCACCGCCGCGAGGTCGAACGACACAACGCCCAGCTAGAGGGGTTCGCGGCCGGCGTCAATCACGAACTCCGGAACGCCATTCAGGTCGCCACCGGCTTCGCGTCCCAGGCCGCGAGCGCCCTCGAAGACGAGGATGTCACCGAAGCCCGCCAGTCGCTGGAGCGCGTCTCCGACGCCGTCGACCGCATGGAGGACCGCGTCAGCGACCTCTCGACGCTCGCCCGCCACGGCCGCACGCTCCGCGACACCGACCAGGTCGACGTCCGCGAGGCGGCGCAGGCCGGCTGGCGGGCCGCGGACACGGGCGACCTCGCCCTCACCGTCGACGGCGATGGCACTCTCGACGCGGACCGCGTCCGCCTCGAGGACCTCTTCGAGGCGGCGTTCGCGTTCGCGCTGGACAACGGCGCGAGCCGGGTCGTCGTCGACATCCACGAGGGCGGTTTCGCCATCGAGGACGACGGTGCGGCTCCGAGCGTCGGCGACACCGAACGCTTCTTCGACTACGGGGACGCGGCTCCGACGACAGAAGCCGGGATGCACCTCCCGAACGTCCGCACGCTCGCGCGCGTCCACGGCTGGACGGCGACCGTCGACACGGAGTACCAGAACGGCGTCCGCATCGAGGTCACTGTCGACCCCACGCCGCTCGCGTTCACCGGCCCCGACGAGTGA
- a CDS encoding archaellin/type IV pilin N-terminal domain-containing protein → MIPAPSDERATSPAIGVALLFVIAVLVAGAVGVGVFLNDETVTAGVQIAASNGEATVLWTEAGNAEYIEVTTSNSLGNATIEEVEGTVELPRDVGRSGETMLIVRAVNNETDRVIEEQEVELE, encoded by the coding sequence ATGATTCCGGCTCCGTCGGACGAGCGCGCGACCTCCCCCGCAATCGGGGTCGCGTTGCTGTTCGTCATCGCAGTGCTGGTGGCGGGGGCGGTCGGTGTCGGCGTGTTCCTGAACGACGAGACCGTGACCGCCGGCGTCCAGATCGCGGCGTCGAACGGCGAAGCGACCGTGCTGTGGACCGAGGCGGGGAACGCAGAGTACATCGAGGTGACGACCAGCAACTCGCTCGGCAACGCTACCATCGAGGAGGTCGAGGGGACGGTCGAACTCCCGCGGGACGTCGGCCGCAGCGGGGAGACGATGCTCATCGTGCGCGCCGTGAACAACGAGACCGACCGCGTCATCGAGGAGCAGGAAGTCGAACTGGAGTGA
- a CDS encoding DUF7526 family protein — MPETLTADVVHALAPDELEEADLQPELETLAAGRHVLVCRKGGTPSWPERILAFLRRSPIEAVTVVTDEGVPEGEEFTAQVAETDLAGVYEVVSGGDAVDRS; from the coding sequence GTGCCCGAGACGCTGACTGCCGACGTCGTCCACGCCCTCGCGCCCGACGAACTCGAGGAGGCCGACCTCCAGCCCGAACTCGAAACGCTCGCCGCGGGCCGCCACGTGCTCGTCTGCCGGAAGGGCGGGACGCCGTCGTGGCCCGAGCGGATTCTGGCGTTCCTCCGACGCAGCCCCATCGAGGCCGTCACCGTCGTGACGGACGAGGGCGTCCCGGAGGGCGAGGAGTTCACCGCACAGGTCGCCGAGACCGACCTCGCCGGCGTGTACGAGGTCGTCAGCGGTGGTGACGCAGTCGACCGCTCGTAG
- a CDS encoding phosphatase PAP2 family protein — protein sequence MTPNGRGVGITEWLHGGAEWPVVVLFALVTQLGDVWFLFLAGTALYVAGDRLPHLGVDRRRGLFVLALALAYVALVGALKTAFVLPRPPGAAQAPVVPGLPAAVEPLYTDIATGHGPGFPSGHALGTTMVWGGAALVLDASERRTRLAAAGGVVALVSLSRLVLGVHYAVDVVVGAAVGVVVVAALSRVSDAGTRPEPVFWFAAAAGVAGVLQAVTFDSVTALGAALGGWLAWRAVAERTTPRPSSRRAATAAVAAVAAAAVLFGAAYAATPPLAVSFLAAATATAIVVAAPALAEASA from the coding sequence GTGACACCGAACGGCCGCGGCGTCGGCATCACCGAGTGGCTCCACGGCGGCGCGGAGTGGCCGGTCGTCGTGCTGTTCGCGCTCGTGACGCAGCTCGGCGACGTCTGGTTCCTCTTTCTGGCGGGCACTGCGCTGTACGTCGCTGGCGACCGGCTCCCGCATCTCGGCGTCGACCGCCGGCGCGGGCTGTTCGTGCTCGCGCTCGCGCTCGCCTACGTCGCGCTCGTCGGCGCGCTCAAGACCGCGTTCGTGCTGCCGCGCCCGCCCGGCGCGGCCCAGGCACCCGTCGTCCCGGGGCTGCCCGCGGCGGTCGAACCCCTGTACACCGACATCGCCACCGGCCACGGGCCGGGGTTCCCGAGCGGGCACGCGCTCGGCACGACGATGGTCTGGGGTGGTGCCGCCCTCGTCCTCGACGCGAGCGAGCGCCGAACTCGACTCGCTGCCGCGGGCGGGGTCGTCGCCCTCGTCTCGCTCTCCCGGCTCGTGCTCGGCGTCCACTACGCCGTCGACGTGGTCGTCGGGGCCGCCGTTGGCGTCGTCGTCGTCGCCGCGCTCTCCCGGGTCAGCGACGCCGGCACGCGCCCGGAGCCGGTGTTCTGGTTCGCGGCTGCGGCCGGCGTCGCCGGCGTCCTCCAGGCAGTCACGTTCGACAGCGTGACGGCCCTCGGCGCTGCGCTCGGCGGCTGGCTCGCGTGGCGCGCCGTCGCCGAGCGGACGACGCCTCGGCCGTCCAGCAGGCGTGCCGCGACCGCCGCCGTCGCCGCCGTCGCCGCGGCGGCCGTCCTCTTCGGCGCTGCCTACGCGGCCACACCGCCGCTCGCCGTCTCCTTCCTCGCGGCGGCCACCGCCACCGCCATCGTCGTCGCCGCGCCGGCTCTCGCCGAGGCGTCCGCCTGA
- a CDS encoding metal-dependent hydrolase, producing MVDVLGHLGMALLWLAPVWYFVDHRETGLFVLLGGFWFGMLPDVDLVLSNWLSGVHHHGVVHTVLAVTAFAAVLGPLVGWAFARIGRATGWFDARARAHATAVGVIVVWVTGVSHLFADVLSAPDASTRIEPLWPLVKGPVVMLDVLWYQSFWATWGLFILGVAANLVAWYLTRGRRQPTESHAAA from the coding sequence ATGGTAGACGTCCTCGGCCACCTCGGGATGGCGCTGCTGTGGCTCGCACCCGTCTGGTACTTCGTCGACCACCGCGAGACGGGGCTCTTCGTCCTCCTCGGTGGCTTCTGGTTCGGGATGCTGCCGGACGTCGACCTCGTCCTCTCGAACTGGCTCTCCGGCGTCCACCACCACGGCGTCGTCCACACCGTCCTCGCCGTCACGGCGTTCGCGGCCGTCCTCGGGCCGCTGGTCGGGTGGGCGTTCGCGCGCATCGGCCGGGCGACGGGCTGGTTCGACGCGCGAGCGCGAGCCCACGCGACGGCCGTCGGCGTCATCGTCGTCTGGGTCACGGGCGTCTCGCACCTCTTCGCCGACGTCCTGTCGGCTCCCGACGCGTCGACGCGAATCGAACCGCTCTGGCCGCTCGTCAAAGGTCCGGTGGTCATGCTGGACGTGCTCTGGTACCAGTCGTTCTGGGCGACCTGGGGGCTGTTCATCCTCGGCGTCGCGGCCAATCTGGTGGCGTGGTACCTGACACGCGGCCGGCGACAGCCCACCGAATCGCACGCCGCGGCGTAA
- a CDS encoding DUF7344 domain-containing protein, with product MNDSHSKSQEAHALDESALHDLLSSERRRHALDCLTEHGPMALPDLADEVADREHDEPLPQVPEDAVLTIYLSLYHTHVPKLQTAGVVDYDQDRDLVALADDAGTLDAYAARDSVVGAD from the coding sequence ATGAACGACTCGCACTCGAAATCGCAAGAGGCCCACGCCCTCGACGAGAGCGCGCTCCACGACCTCCTCTCCAGTGAGCGCCGCCGCCACGCGCTCGACTGCCTGACCGAGCACGGGCCGATGGCGCTTCCGGACCTCGCCGACGAGGTTGCGGACCGCGAACACGACGAACCACTCCCTCAGGTCCCCGAAGACGCAGTGCTGACTATCTACCTCTCCCTGTACCACACCCACGTCCCGAAACTCCAGACCGCAGGCGTCGTCGACTACGACCAGGACCGCGACCTCGTCGCGCTCGCGGACGACGCCGGCACGCTCGACGCGTACGCTGCCCGGGACAGCGTCGTCGGGGCCGACTAG
- a CDS encoding pro-sigmaK processing inhibitor BofA family protein encodes MAALELALVALVLAAVFGAYWVIRAVKPFVVNAVVGLVVILLAQALGAEVAVTPLALLAVAVAGFPGALLVILLAYAGVAFAPAVVTLPLVVPL; translated from the coding sequence ATGGCTGCCCTCGAACTCGCGCTGGTCGCGCTGGTGCTCGCGGCGGTGTTCGGCGCGTATTGGGTGATTCGGGCCGTGAAGCCGTTCGTCGTGAACGCCGTCGTGGGGCTGGTGGTGATACTGCTCGCGCAGGCGCTGGGCGCGGAGGTGGCGGTGACGCCGCTGGCGCTGCTCGCGGTCGCCGTCGCGGGGTTCCCGGGCGCGCTGCTCGTGATACTGCTGGCGTACGCGGGCGTGGCGTTCGCACCGGCCGTCGTGACGCTGCCGCTGGTCGTCCCGCTGTAG
- a CDS encoding DEAD/DEAH box helicase, with amino-acid sequence MSEQVQRVDTLFLHETGDDYLAVANRDGDRLFRAKLEVAEKSAGPRPGRFRRKTSGGEEPRNPDEFVAIARRAGRIRISQQTSQTGRDELRDMLSAYQLDAKVVRTCRYCAGKGRYSPLTSETAIEADGEHICRDCAVRELERELSFSGSVSGAAQDRLEELLFEEQDLAKVTGLLSGNLDPDLTKYDEVSATTDEVDPVKVSELDLHPDVQGLFEDRFEELLPVQSLAVENGLVEGDDQMVVSATATGKTLVGEIAGLHRLQSGNGKMLFLVPLVALANQKHEDFEDEYGDLANVTIRVGSSRIRDDGHAFDPSADIIVGTYEGIDHALRTGRNLGDIGTVVIDEVHTLKEDERGHRLDGLISRLKYYCEQRQQERSGYDGAQWVYLSATVGNPGELAKKLRANLVEFEERPVPIERHVTFADGSEKPDIENKLVRREFDQESSMGYRGQTIIFTNSRRRCNEISRKLDYPSRPYHAGLDYGERKSVERQFGDQDLAAVVTTAALAAGVDFPANQVIFDTLAMGIEWLSVQEFEQMLGRAGRPDYHDRGKVYVLVEPDASYHSSMEGTEEEIAFTLLKGDMEDVVTHYDEDAAVEETLANVTVGGKAAKRLNDRMVGDVPTKHALGKLLEYEFVDGLQPTDLGRAVTTHFLDPDSAFRILDGVRKGRDPYGIIADLELQDDE; translated from the coding sequence GTGTCTGAGCAGGTCCAGCGCGTGGACACGCTGTTCCTCCACGAGACGGGGGACGACTACCTCGCCGTCGCCAACCGCGACGGCGACCGGCTGTTCCGCGCGAAACTGGAGGTCGCGGAGAAGAGCGCGGGGCCCCGACCCGGCCGGTTCCGCCGGAAGACGAGCGGGGGCGAAGAGCCGCGGAACCCCGACGAGTTCGTCGCCATCGCGCGACGAGCCGGCCGCATCCGCATCAGCCAGCAGACCAGCCAAACGGGGCGCGACGAGCTCCGGGACATGCTCTCGGCCTACCAGCTCGACGCGAAGGTCGTGCGGACCTGCCGGTACTGCGCGGGGAAGGGGCGATACTCGCCGCTCACGTCGGAGACGGCCATCGAGGCCGACGGCGAGCACATCTGCCGGGACTGCGCGGTGCGCGAACTTGAGCGCGAACTCTCGTTCTCGGGGTCGGTGTCGGGCGCGGCACAGGACCGCCTCGAAGAACTGCTGTTCGAGGAACAGGACCTCGCGAAGGTTACGGGACTGTTGAGCGGGAACCTCGACCCCGACCTGACGAAGTACGACGAGGTGTCCGCGACCACGGACGAGGTCGACCCCGTGAAGGTCTCCGAACTCGACCTCCACCCGGACGTCCAGGGCCTCTTCGAGGACCGCTTCGAGGAGCTGCTGCCCGTCCAGAGCCTCGCCGTCGAGAACGGGCTCGTGGAGGGCGACGACCAGATGGTGGTGTCCGCGACGGCGACCGGGAAGACGCTCGTCGGCGAGATTGCGGGGCTCCACCGGCTACAGTCTGGGAACGGCAAGATGCTGTTCCTCGTCCCGCTGGTGGCGCTCGCGAACCAGAAACACGAGGACTTCGAAGACGAGTACGGCGACCTCGCGAACGTCACCATCCGGGTGGGCTCGTCTCGGATTCGGGACGACGGCCACGCCTTCGACCCGTCGGCGGACATCATCGTCGGCACCTACGAGGGCATCGACCACGCGCTCCGGACGGGCCGGAACCTCGGCGACATCGGGACCGTCGTCATCGACGAGGTGCACACGCTGAAAGAGGACGAGCGCGGCCACCGCCTCGACGGCCTCATTTCGCGGTTGAAGTACTACTGCGAGCAGCGCCAGCAGGAGCGGTCGGGCTACGACGGCGCGCAGTGGGTGTACCTCTCCGCGACCGTCGGCAACCCCGGCGAACTCGCCAAGAAGCTGCGCGCGAACCTCGTCGAGTTCGAGGAGCGCCCCGTCCCCATCGAGCGCCACGTCACGTTCGCCGACGGCTCCGAGAAACCCGACATCGAGAACAAGCTCGTCCGCCGGGAGTTCGACCAGGAGTCCTCGATGGGGTACCGCGGCCAGACCATCATCTTCACGAACTCCCGGCGGCGCTGCAACGAGATATCGAGAAAGCTCGACTACCCCTCCCGGCCGTACCACGCCGGCCTCGACTACGGCGAGCGCAAGTCCGTCGAGCGCCAGTTCGGCGACCAGGACCTCGCGGCCGTGGTGACGACCGCGGCGCTCGCGGCGGGTGTCGACTTCCCCGCGAATCAGGTCATCTTCGACACGCTCGCGATGGGCATCGAGTGGCTCTCCGTCCAGGAGTTCGAGCAGATGCTCGGCCGCGCGGGGCGGCCGGACTACCACGACCGCGGGAAGGTGTACGTCCTCGTCGAACCCGACGCCTCCTACCACTCCTCGATGGAGGGCACCGAGGAGGAGATCGCGTTCACGCTCCTCAAAGGCGACATGGAGGACGTCGTCACGCACTACGACGAGGACGCCGCCGTCGAGGAGACGCTCGCGAACGTCACCGTCGGCGGGAAGGCCGCCAAGCGCCTCAACGACCGCATGGTCGGGGACGTTCCGACCAAGCACGCCCTCGGCAAGCTTCTGGAGTACGAGTTCGTCGACGGCCTCCAGCCGACGGACCTCGGGCGCGCGGTCACCACGCACTTCCTCGACCCCGACTCCGCGTTCCGCATCCTCGACGGCGTCCGGAAGGGCCGAGACCCCTACGGCATTATCGCCGACCTCGAACTGCAGGACGACGAGTAA
- a CDS encoding phosphotransferase family protein: MTASHSPTMTADALPLADLETYFADELGERVTDTEVLDGALNTMVAVSTESTEHAYVVRRASEMRDSDLFVGLDREYRVLSALADTDVPAPEPVAYCEDASVLGDPFAVTTYREGEPVPVGSPLPERFQTPANRRAVGEALVDTLADVHSVPTEPFEGVCERYEPLEQVERFADRLDRATDASGRDVPELRRAADWLREHAPPEHETRLTHGDFKSGNVCFGPGTPPEITGVLDWETATLAEPRTELGYLLFYWRDDGDPTPGLDAIRDRYGDDYPEAVAEVAEAAEHGFYRYANRPGSPSRRELVERYEAQTDLSFDHERFYRTHAALGLATVWEDIHARRVAAGEDSDWEPLLDYTAAVTRSIVDGEFAL; the protein is encoded by the coding sequence ATGACGGCCTCCCACTCCCCGACGATGACCGCCGACGCCCTCCCGCTCGCCGACCTCGAAACGTACTTCGCCGACGAACTCGGCGAGCGCGTGACCGACACCGAGGTGCTGGACGGCGCGCTGAACACGATGGTCGCCGTTTCCACCGAGTCCACGGAGCACGCCTACGTGGTTCGCCGGGCCAGCGAGATGCGGGACAGCGACCTGTTCGTGGGCCTCGACCGCGAGTACCGCGTGCTGTCGGCGCTGGCGGACACCGACGTCCCCGCCCCCGAGCCGGTCGCGTACTGCGAGGACGCGTCCGTCCTCGGCGACCCGTTCGCTGTGACGACGTACCGCGAGGGCGAACCGGTGCCGGTCGGGTCGCCGCTCCCCGAGCGCTTCCAGACGCCGGCCAACCGGCGGGCCGTCGGCGAGGCGCTCGTCGACACCCTCGCCGACGTGCACTCGGTCCCTACCGAGCCCTTCGAGGGCGTCTGCGAGCGCTACGAGCCACTGGAGCAGGTCGAGCGGTTCGCCGACCGCCTCGACCGCGCGACCGACGCTAGCGGCCGCGACGTGCCCGAACTCCGGCGCGCCGCCGACTGGCTCCGCGAGCACGCTCCGCCCGAGCACGAAACCCGGCTCACGCACGGCGACTTCAAGTCCGGGAACGTCTGCTTCGGCCCGGGCACGCCGCCCGAGATAACGGGTGTCCTCGACTGGGAGACGGCGACCCTCGCCGAGCCGCGGACGGAACTCGGCTACCTGCTGTTCTACTGGCGGGACGACGGCGACCCCACGCCGGGTCTCGACGCAATCCGCGACCGCTACGGTGACGACTACCCAGAGGCCGTCGCAGAAGTGGCGGAGGCGGCCGAACACGGGTTCTACCGGTACGCGAACCGGCCCGGCAGCCCCAGCCGCCGCGAATTGGTCGAGCGCTACGAAGCACAGACGGACCTCTCGTTCGACCACGAGCGCTTCTACCGGACGCACGCCGCGCTCGGCCTCGCGACCGTCTGGGAGGACATCCACGCCCGCCGGGTCGCGGCCGGTGAGGACTCGGACTGGGAGCCGCTGCTGGACTACACGGCCGCGGTCACGAGAAGCATCGTCGACGGCGAGTTCGCGCTCTGA
- a CDS encoding cupin domain-containing protein, producing MSEPTHVVKHAEDAEYEAVGAADGMQKGVLLDESDGAPNFAMRRFELAAGASVPEHTNEVEHEQYVLAGSYTVGIEGDTYEVEAGDSLLIPAGAVHWYENDSDETGAFICVVPNGDDDIQLVDE from the coding sequence ATGAGCGAGCCCACACACGTCGTGAAGCACGCAGAGGACGCCGAGTACGAGGCCGTCGGAGCGGCCGACGGGATGCAGAAGGGCGTCCTGCTGGACGAATCGGACGGCGCGCCGAACTTCGCGATGCGCCGGTTCGAACTCGCGGCGGGCGCGAGCGTCCCCGAGCACACGAACGAGGTCGAACACGAGCAGTACGTCCTCGCCGGCAGCTACACCGTCGGCATCGAGGGCGACACCTACGAGGTGGAGGCGGGCGACAGCCTCCTGATTCCGGCCGGTGCCGTCCACTGGTACGAGAACGACAGCGACGAGACGGGCGCGTTCATCTGTGTCGTGCCGAACGGTGACGACGACATCCAGCTGGTCGACGAGTAG
- a CDS encoding BKACE family enzyme translates to MTYADYLAGEPVILTAALTGGVHGKEANPNLPETPEEIGCAAAAAEDAGAAVVHVHAREDSGERSFATERFQAIDDAIREHADDVVIQHSTGGTGAPDDLRHQPLRTDPAPEMASLDMGPLNRYDHLTSENTRGLVDSLHAEMVERGIKPELEVFNDGHVNEVHGLLDRRDLADPVYATLICGPGTLTRPRPRNFLNLISNLPDGAAFNTLGFGRHQLPFAAMGVLFGGHVRVGLEDNVYYEAGELAESNAQLVERVAGLARELGRPVATPDEAREILGLGGRPE, encoded by the coding sequence GTGACGTACGCGGACTACCTCGCCGGCGAGCCCGTGATTCTCACCGCGGCGCTGACCGGCGGCGTCCACGGCAAGGAAGCGAACCCGAACCTCCCGGAGACCCCCGAGGAGATTGGGTGCGCGGCGGCCGCAGCGGAGGACGCGGGCGCGGCGGTCGTCCACGTTCACGCCCGCGAGGACAGCGGCGAACGCTCGTTCGCCACCGAGCGCTTCCAGGCCATCGACGACGCCATCCGCGAGCACGCCGATGACGTCGTCATCCAGCACTCGACGGGCGGGACTGGCGCGCCCGACGACCTGCGCCACCAGCCCCTCAGGACGGACCCCGCGCCCGAGATGGCGAGCCTCGACATGGGGCCACTGAACCGCTACGACCACCTCACCAGCGAGAACACCCGCGGGCTCGTCGACTCGCTGCACGCCGAGATGGTCGAGCGCGGCATCAAGCCCGAACTCGAAGTGTTCAACGACGGCCACGTGAACGAGGTCCACGGCCTCCTCGACCGCCGCGACCTCGCCGACCCGGTGTACGCCACGCTCATCTGCGGCCCCGGCACGCTCACCCGTCCTCGGCCCCGGAACTTCCTGAACCTGATTTCGAACCTCCCCGACGGCGCGGCGTTCAACACGCTCGGGTTCGGCCGCCACCAGCTCCCGTTCGCCGCGATGGGCGTACTGTTCGGCGGGCACGTGCGCGTCGGCTTGGAGGACAACGTCTACTACGAGGCGGGCGAACTCGCCGAGAGCAACGCCCAGCTCGTCGAGCGCGTCGCGGGGCTGGCGCGGGAACTCGGCCGGCCCGTGGCGACGCCCGACGAGGCCCGCGAAATTCTCGGGCTGGGCGGACGCCCCGAGTGA